A single window of Candidatus Neptunochlamydia vexilliferae DNA harbors:
- a CDS encoding LL-diaminopimelate aminotransferase codes for MLKRHAAFEKLSPSYLFPEIQRRKEAYLKENPDTELISFGIGDTVLPLPPVIAEALARAALELGTEKGYTGYGKEQGLRPLREGLVSRFYPQFSPDETFISDGAKSDLGRLQALFGGNLTVGIQDPAYPVYFDGSILQGVEEIKLLPCTPKNNFFPTLPSGIDLLYFCNPNNPTGKACTHEELEKIVAYAKKNNTLILYDSAYAAFIQDPNLPKTIYEIPGAEEVAIEIGSFSKMAGFTGIRLGWTVIPQKLTFSCGSPIAKDFHRFASTIFNGASNIAQKGGIAALTDTGYAALQNNITYTQENAALLKEAFSKMGYTVYGGDNAPYLWIATPGRQSWDVFQEFLEEKHLIVTPGKGYGPSGEHFIRASAFGYRSTLQKIIAERQNV; via the coding sequence ATGCTCAAGCGTCATGCAGCCTTTGAAAAACTTAGCCCTTCTTACCTTTTTCCCGAAATTCAGCGGCGGAAAGAGGCCTACCTGAAGGAAAACCCCGATACCGAACTGATCAGTTTTGGCATTGGAGATACCGTTTTGCCCCTTCCCCCTGTCATTGCCGAAGCGTTAGCGCGCGCAGCCCTCGAGCTTGGAACCGAAAAAGGGTACACCGGCTATGGAAAAGAGCAGGGACTCCGCCCTTTACGCGAGGGGCTTGTTTCCCGTTTTTATCCCCAATTTTCTCCCGATGAAACCTTCATCTCCGATGGAGCCAAAAGTGACCTGGGCCGCCTCCAAGCTCTTTTTGGAGGAAACCTCACCGTGGGGATCCAAGATCCAGCCTATCCCGTCTACTTCGATGGAAGCATCCTCCAAGGGGTAGAGGAGATCAAACTTCTCCCTTGCACTCCCAAAAACAACTTCTTCCCCACCCTACCTTCAGGCATCGATCTTCTCTACTTCTGCAACCCCAACAACCCGACCGGTAAAGCGTGCACTCACGAAGAGCTCGAAAAGATCGTCGCCTATGCCAAGAAAAACAACACCCTCATCCTTTACGACAGCGCCTACGCCGCCTTTATCCAAGACCCCAACCTCCCCAAAACGATCTACGAGATTCCCGGCGCTGAAGAAGTGGCGATAGAAATCGGTTCCTTCTCCAAGATGGCTGGCTTTACCGGGATCCGTCTTGGCTGGACCGTCATCCCCCAAAAGCTCACCTTTTCCTGCGGAAGTCCCATCGCCAAAGACTTTCACCGCTTCGCCTCGACCATTTTCAACGGCGCCTCCAACATCGCCCAAAAAGGGGGGATCGCTGCTCTCACCGATACTGGCTACGCCGCCCTCCAAAACAACATCACCTACACCCAAGAAAATGCCGCTCTCCTCAAAGAGGCCTTTTCGAAAATGGGTTACACCGTCTACGGCGGGGATAATGCTCCCTACCTCTGGATCGCCACTCCCGGCCGCCAATCGTGGGATGTTTTCCAAGAGTTTCTTGAGGAGAAGCACCTGATCGTCACCCCCGGCAAAGGGTACGGCCCCTCGGGTGAGCACTTTATCCGAGCAAGCGCCTTTGGGTACCGCTCCACACTTCAGAAAATAATCGCTGAGAGACAAAATGTATGA
- the ltrA gene encoding group II intron reverse transcriptase/maturase, giving the protein MTANQADANPCITENWKSIDWIQTRRDVRRLQARIVKAFKRKDYLKVKDLRRLLIRSLSARRLAVYRVTTNKGSKTAGADGQVWKTSRSKEQAVKDLARKDIQELPLRRVSIPKKNGKKRPLGIPTMISRSRQALYLLSLDPIAEAKADSRSYGFRVGRRAADAISYLHKLLSRKNSAQWILEGDIRSCFDEINHQWIEKNIPIEEKVLRKWLKAGYIKNNRLYPTDKGSPQGGIISPVIANMTLDGMEKVLYETFGYPGSRKIRETKVHLCRYADDFVITGSSKALLEEKVKPLIESFLRERGLELSREKTLITHISKGFDFLGQNICKHGDKLLIKPSKQSISSVKQKLKDTIQRMWHSPRMLVKLNAITRGWCNYHRYINHTKTFKSLEKYMYETLWRKAKREHPMKSRKWIKNKYFHKYGNRDWIFTSKDEKGNIQKQILPSSILVKRYYLIRGEANPYDNDWKYYYEDRYTHECNRINRETIYKTWERQKGKCSKCGEEISLDQKRYHLHFPKDNVALDKKTPWQQAHILHTSCLKSRVFR; this is encoded by the coding sequence ATGACGGCAAATCAAGCTGACGCAAATCCTTGCATCACCGAAAACTGGAAATCCATTGATTGGATCCAGACAAGAAGAGATGTGCGAAGACTACAAGCACGTATCGTGAAGGCTTTTAAAAGGAAGGACTATCTTAAGGTAAAAGACTTACGTCGCCTTCTCATCCGATCACTATCAGCCAGAAGGCTGGCAGTATATCGGGTGACAACAAATAAAGGGAGCAAAACTGCGGGAGCAGACGGTCAGGTTTGGAAAACAAGCCGCTCAAAAGAACAAGCAGTCAAGGATCTTGCTAGAAAAGACATCCAAGAACTGCCCCTAAGACGAGTATCTATTCCCAAAAAGAATGGGAAAAAACGTCCACTGGGCATTCCCACGATGATAAGTAGGAGCAGACAAGCCTTGTATCTTTTGAGCCTTGACCCAATTGCCGAAGCAAAGGCGGACTCTCGATCTTATGGTTTTAGGGTCGGGAGGCGAGCTGCCGATGCAATAAGCTACCTGCATAAACTCTTGTCTAGAAAAAACTCAGCTCAATGGATTTTAGAAGGTGATATTCGATCATGCTTTGATGAAATAAATCATCAATGGATAGAAAAGAATATCCCCATCGAAGAAAAGGTGCTGAGGAAATGGTTAAAAGCTGGGTATATAAAAAATAACCGACTTTACCCGACAGATAAGGGCTCTCCGCAGGGAGGCATAATTTCTCCCGTTATTGCAAATATGACCTTAGATGGAATGGAAAAAGTTTTGTACGAAACCTTTGGTTATCCAGGGTCTAGGAAAATCAGGGAAACAAAAGTGCATCTCTGCAGATACGCTGATGATTTCGTGATAACCGGTTCATCAAAAGCTCTACTAGAAGAAAAGGTAAAGCCTTTGATAGAAAGTTTCCTGAGAGAACGAGGTCTCGAACTCTCGAGGGAGAAAACCCTGATAACCCATATCTCAAAAGGATTTGATTTCTTAGGACAGAATATCTGCAAACATGGAGATAAGCTGCTCATTAAGCCGTCAAAGCAGTCCATTAGCTCTGTTAAACAAAAGCTAAAGGATACGATCCAAAGGATGTGGCACTCTCCCAGAATGTTGGTTAAGCTCAATGCAATCACAAGGGGATGGTGTAATTATCACAGGTACATCAATCATACAAAAACCTTCAAAAGTTTGGAGAAGTACATGTATGAAACCCTCTGGAGAAAAGCAAAACGAGAACATCCAATGAAAAGTCGTAAGTGGATAAAAAACAAATATTTTCACAAATATGGCAATAGAGATTGGATTTTCACCTCTAAGGATGAAAAAGGAAACATTCAAAAGCAGATTTTGCCCTCTTCTATATTAGTGAAGAGATATTATCTCATAAGAGGAGAGGCTAACCCCTATGACAACGATTGGAAGTACTACTACGAAGATCGTTATACCCATGAGTGTAATCGCATCAATAGAGAAACGATTTACAAAACTTGGGAAAGGCAAAAGGGGAAATGCAGCAAATGTGGTGAAGAAATATCGTTAGATCAAAAACGGTATCATCTTCATTTTCCTAAAGACAACGTTGCCCTGGATAAAAAGACTCCTTGGCAACAGGCACATATATTGCATACGAGTTGCCTTAAAAGCCGGGTCTTCCGATGA